One stretch of Melospiza georgiana isolate bMelGeo1 chromosome 28, bMelGeo1.pri, whole genome shotgun sequence DNA includes these proteins:
- the ATXN7L3 gene encoding ataxin-7-like protein 3 has protein sequence MKMEDMSLSGLDNSKLEAIAHEIYTELVEDACLGLCFEVHRAVKCGYFFLDDTDPDSMKDFEIVDQPGVDIFGQVYNQWKNKECVCPNCSRSIAASRFAPHLEKCLGMGRNSSRIANRRIASSNNLNKSESDQEDNDDINDNDWSYGSEKKAKKRKSDKNPNSPRRSKSLKHKNGEIGGNPDPFKYSNSAGINYETLGPEELRTLLTTQCGVISEHTKKMCTRSLRCPQHTDEQRRAVRVYLLGPSASLPEAEGSVDNDSFEVAESQALMSRLQWDGSSDISPSDSASSKASTNNSESRKTKKKKPHLGLVSGAPGLGSSKKKKPKPPAPHTPSIYDDINN, from the exons ATGAAAATGGAGGATATGTCTTTGTCTGGCCTGGATAACAGCAAACTGGAG GCCATCGCACACGAGATCTACACGGAGCTGGTGGAGGAtgcctgcctggggctgtgcttcgAGGTGCACCGGGCTGTCAAGTGCGGCTACTTCTTCCTGGATGACACGGACCCCGACAGCATGAAGGACTTTG AGATCGTGGACCAGCCGGGCGTGGACATCTTCGGGCAGGTGTACAACCAGTGGAAGAACAAGGAGTGCGTGTGCCCCAACTGCAGCCGCAGCATCGCCGCCTCGCGCTTCGCCCCGCACCTGGAGAAGTGCCTGGGCATGGGCCGCAACAGCAGCCGCATCGCCAACCGCag GATCGCCAGCAGCAACAACCTGAACAAGTCCGAGAGTGACCAGGAGGACAACGATGACATCAATGACAATGACTGGTCCTATGGCTCTGAGAAGAAAG CAAAGAAGAGGAAGTCGGATAAG AACCCCAACTCGCCCCGCAGGTCCAAGTCCCTGAAACACAAAAATG gTGAGATTGGCGGGAACCCCGACCCCTTCAAG TACAGCAACTCAGCTGGCATCAACTACGAGACGCTGGGCCCCGAGGAGCTGCGGACGCTGCTCACCACG caatGCGGGGTCATCTCCGAACACACCAAGAAGATGTGCACCAG GTCCCTGCGGTGTCCCCAGCACACGGATGAGCAGCGCAGGGCAGTCCGGGTTTACCTCCTCGGGCCCTCCGC gtCCCTGCCCGAGGCCGAGGGCAGCGTGGACAACGACAGCTTCGAGGTGGCCGAGAGCCAGGCCCTGATGAGCCGCCTGCAGTGGGACGGCTCCTCCGACATCTCCCCCTCTGACTCGGCCTCTTCCAAAGCCA gtACAAACAACTCCGAGTCCCGCAAGACCAAGAAGAAGAAGCCGCACCTGGGGCTGGTGAGCGGCGCCCCAGGGCTCGGCTCCAGCAAGAAGAAGAAGCCCAAGCCCCCCGCCCCCCACACCCCCAGCATCTACGACGACATCAACAACTGA
- the UBTF gene encoding nucleolar transcription factor 1 isoform X4: protein MNGEAECPADLEMTAPKNQDRWSQEDMLTLLECMKNNLPSNDGSKFKTTESHLDWEKVAFKDFSGEMCKMKWMEISNEVRKFRTLTELIMDAEEHVKNPYKGKKLKKHPDFPKKPLTPYFRFFMEKRAKYAKLHPEMSNLDLTKILSKKYKELPEKKKMKYIQDFQREKQEFERNLARFREDHPDLIQNAKKSDVPEKPKTPQQLWYNHEKKIYLKVRPDEIMRDYIQKHPELNISEEGITRSTLTKAERQLKDKFDGRPTKPPPNSYSLYCAELMANMKDVPSTERMVLCSQQWKLLSQKEKDAYHKKCDQKKKDYEIELLRFLESLPEEEQQRVLGEEKMLGSNRKGATSPASKKSSPETGKASSEKPKRPISAMFIFSEERRKQLQEERPELSESELTRLLARMWNDLSEKKKAKYKAREAALKAQSEKKHGSDKEERGKLPESPKTAEEIWQQSVIGDYLARFKNDRGKALKAMEATWNNMEKKEKLMWIKKAAEDQKRYERELSEMRAPPCSTNSTKKMKFQGEPKKPPMNGYQKFSQELLSNGELNHLPLKERMVEIGSRWQRISQGQKDHYKKLAEEQQKQYKVHLDIWLKSLSPQERAAYKEHISNKRKSIGKIRGPNPKMKPTMQSKSESEDDDEEEEEEEDDDEDEDDDDDNGDSSEEGGDSSESSSEEESEDGDENDDDDEDEDDEDEDDNDSEGSSSSSSSSGDSSDSDSN from the exons ATGAACGGCGAAGCTGAGTGCCCTGCAGACCTGGAAATGACAGCTCCCAAAAACCAAG ACCGCTGGTCACAGGAGGACATGCTAACCCTCCTGGAGTGCATGAAGAATAACCTGCCCTCCAACGACGGGAGCAAGTTCAAAACCACCGAGTCCCACCTAGACTGGGAAAAAGTGGCTTTCAAGGACTTCTCAGGGGAGATGTGCAAGATGAAGTGGATGGAGATCTCTAATGAG GTGAGGAAATTCCGGACCCTCACAGAGCTCATTATGGATGCTGAAGAGCACGTGAAGAATCCTTACAAAGGCAAAAAGCTCAAG AAACACCCCGACTTCCCCAAGAAGCCCCTGACTCCCTATTTCCGCTTCTTCATGGAGAAGCGAGCCAAATACGCCAAGCTTCACCCCGAAATGAGCAACCTGGATCTCACCAAGATCCTGTCCAAAAAATACAAGGAGCTTCCCGAGAAGAAAAAG ATGAAATATATCCAGGACTTCCAGCGAGAGAAGCAGGAGTTTGAGAGGAACTTGGCGAGGTTCAG GGAAGACCACCCGGATCTCATCCAGAACGCCAAGAAATCCGACGTCCCCGAGAAGCCCAAGACCCCCCAGCAGCTGTGGTACAACCACGAGAAGAAGATCTACTTGAAAGTGCGTCCAGAT GAGATCATGCGGGATTACATCCAGAAGCACCCGGAGCTGAACATCAGCGAGGAGGGAATCACCCGCTCCACCCTCACCAAGGCCGAGAGGCAGCTCAAGGACAAGTTCGACGGACGACCCACAAAACCTCCCCC GAATAGCTACTCCCTGTACTGTGCAGAGCTGATGGCCAACATGAAAGACGTGCCCAGCACGGAGcggatggtgctgtgcagccaGCAGTGGAAGCTGCTCTCCCAGAAGGAAAAGGACGCCTACCACAAAAAGTGTGACCAG aaaaagaaagattacGAGATTGAGCTGCTCCGCTTCCTGGAG AGCCTGCccgaggaggagcagcagcgggTGCTGGGCGAGGAGAAGATGCTGGGCAGCAACAGGAAAGGGGCGACGAGTCCTGCATCCAAAAAATCCTCACCAGAGACCGGCAAG GCCAGCTCAGAGAAGCCCAAGAGGCCCATCTCAGCCATGTTCATCTTCTCGGAGGAGAGGCggaagcagctgcaggaggagcggCCGGAGCTGTCAGAGAGCGAGCTGACCCGGCTCCTGGCCCGCATGTGGAACGACCTCTCCGAGAAGAAGAAG gccAAGTACAAGGCACGGGAGGCGGCGCTGAAGGCGCAGTCAGAGAAGAAGCACGGCTCAGATAAGGAGGAGCGTGGGAAGCTGCCCGAGTCTCCCAAAACTGCTGAGGAGATCTGGCAACAGAGCGTCATCGGGGACTACCTGGCTCGTTTCAAG AACGACCGGGGCAAAGCGCTGAAGGCCATGGAGGCCACTTGGAACaacatggagaagaaggagaagctGATGTGGATCAAGAAGGCAGCGGAGGATCAGAAGCGATACGAG AGGGAGCTGAGCGAGATGCGGGCCCCTCCGTGCTCCACCAACTCCaccaagaaaatgaaattccaGGGAGAGCCGAAGAAACCCCCAAT GAACGGTTACCAGAAGTTCtcccaggagctcctgtccAACGGGGAGCTGAACCACCTCCCGCTGAAGGAGCGCATGGTGGAGATCGGCAGCCGCTGGCAGCGCATCTCCCAGGGCCAGAAGGACCACTACAAAAAactggcagaggagcagcagaaacagTACAAGGTGCACCTCGACATCTGGCTCAAG agccTCTCGCCCCAGGAGCGGGCTGCGTACAAGGAACACATTTCCAAC AAACGCAAGAGCATAGGGAAGATTCGGGGTCCCAACCCCAAGATGAAGCCAACGATGCAGTCCAAGTCG GAGTCGGAGGACGATGacgaggaggaagaggaggaggaggatgacgATGAAGATGAGGATGACGATGATGACAACGGCGACTCGTCAGAGGAAGGCGGCGACTCCTCGGAGTCCAGCAGCGAGGAGGAGAGCGAGGACGGGGACGAG AACGACGACgatgatgaggatgaggatgatgaggatgaggacGACAACGactcagagggcagcagcagttcctcctcctcctcggggGACTCCTCCGACTCCGACTCCAACTGA
- the UBTF gene encoding nucleolar transcription factor 1 isoform X1: MNGEAECPADLEMTAPKNQDRWSQEDMLTLLECMKNNLPSNDGSKFKTTESHLDWEKVAFKDFSGEMCKMKWMEISNEVRKFRTLTELIMDAEEHVKNPYKGKKLKKHPDFPKKPLTPYFRFFMEKRAKYAKLHPEMSNLDLTKILSKKYKELPEKKKMKYIQDFQREKQEFERNLARFREDHPDLIQNAKKSDVPEKPKTPQQLWYNHEKKIYLKVRPDVSTATTKEVKESLGKQWSQLSDKKRLKWIHKALEQRKEYEEIMRDYIQKHPELNISEEGITRSTLTKAERQLKDKFDGRPTKPPPNSYSLYCAELMANMKDVPSTERMVLCSQQWKLLSQKEKDAYHKKCDQKKKDYEIELLRFLESLPEEEQQRVLGEEKMLGSNRKGATSPASKKSSPETGKASSEKPKRPISAMFIFSEERRKQLQEERPELSESELTRLLARMWNDLSEKKKAKYKAREAALKAQSEKKHGSDKEERGKLPESPKTAEEIWQQSVIGDYLARFKNDRGKALKAMEATWNNMEKKEKLMWIKKAAEDQKRYERELSEMRAPPCSTNSTKKMKFQGEPKKPPMNGYQKFSQELLSNGELNHLPLKERMVEIGSRWQRISQGQKDHYKKLAEEQQKQYKVHLDIWLKSLSPQERAAYKEHISNKRKSIGKIRGPNPKMKPTMQSKSESEDDDEEEEEEEDDDEDEDDDDDNGDSSEEGGDSSESSSEEESEDGDENDDDDEDEDDEDEDDNDSEGSSSSSSSSGDSSDSDSN; this comes from the exons ATGAACGGCGAAGCTGAGTGCCCTGCAGACCTGGAAATGACAGCTCCCAAAAACCAAG ACCGCTGGTCACAGGAGGACATGCTAACCCTCCTGGAGTGCATGAAGAATAACCTGCCCTCCAACGACGGGAGCAAGTTCAAAACCACCGAGTCCCACCTAGACTGGGAAAAAGTGGCTTTCAAGGACTTCTCAGGGGAGATGTGCAAGATGAAGTGGATGGAGATCTCTAATGAG GTGAGGAAATTCCGGACCCTCACAGAGCTCATTATGGATGCTGAAGAGCACGTGAAGAATCCTTACAAAGGCAAAAAGCTCAAG AAACACCCCGACTTCCCCAAGAAGCCCCTGACTCCCTATTTCCGCTTCTTCATGGAGAAGCGAGCCAAATACGCCAAGCTTCACCCCGAAATGAGCAACCTGGATCTCACCAAGATCCTGTCCAAAAAATACAAGGAGCTTCCCGAGAAGAAAAAG ATGAAATATATCCAGGACTTCCAGCGAGAGAAGCAGGAGTTTGAGAGGAACTTGGCGAGGTTCAG GGAAGACCACCCGGATCTCATCCAGAACGCCAAGAAATCCGACGTCCCCGAGAAGCCCAAGACCCCCCAGCAGCTGTGGTACAACCACGAGAAGAAGATCTACTTGAAAGTGCGTCCAGATGTGAGTACG GCCACCACGAAGGAGGTGAAAGAGTCGCTGGGCAAGCAGTGGTCTCAACTCTCGGATAAAAAGAGGCTGAAATGGATTCATAAGGCCCTGGAACAGCGGAAGGAGTACGAG GAGATCATGCGGGATTACATCCAGAAGCACCCGGAGCTGAACATCAGCGAGGAGGGAATCACCCGCTCCACCCTCACCAAGGCCGAGAGGCAGCTCAAGGACAAGTTCGACGGACGACCCACAAAACCTCCCCC GAATAGCTACTCCCTGTACTGTGCAGAGCTGATGGCCAACATGAAAGACGTGCCCAGCACGGAGcggatggtgctgtgcagccaGCAGTGGAAGCTGCTCTCCCAGAAGGAAAAGGACGCCTACCACAAAAAGTGTGACCAG aaaaagaaagattacGAGATTGAGCTGCTCCGCTTCCTGGAG AGCCTGCccgaggaggagcagcagcgggTGCTGGGCGAGGAGAAGATGCTGGGCAGCAACAGGAAAGGGGCGACGAGTCCTGCATCCAAAAAATCCTCACCAGAGACCGGCAAG GCCAGCTCAGAGAAGCCCAAGAGGCCCATCTCAGCCATGTTCATCTTCTCGGAGGAGAGGCggaagcagctgcaggaggagcggCCGGAGCTGTCAGAGAGCGAGCTGACCCGGCTCCTGGCCCGCATGTGGAACGACCTCTCCGAGAAGAAGAAG gccAAGTACAAGGCACGGGAGGCGGCGCTGAAGGCGCAGTCAGAGAAGAAGCACGGCTCAGATAAGGAGGAGCGTGGGAAGCTGCCCGAGTCTCCCAAAACTGCTGAGGAGATCTGGCAACAGAGCGTCATCGGGGACTACCTGGCTCGTTTCAAG AACGACCGGGGCAAAGCGCTGAAGGCCATGGAGGCCACTTGGAACaacatggagaagaaggagaagctGATGTGGATCAAGAAGGCAGCGGAGGATCAGAAGCGATACGAG AGGGAGCTGAGCGAGATGCGGGCCCCTCCGTGCTCCACCAACTCCaccaagaaaatgaaattccaGGGAGAGCCGAAGAAACCCCCAAT GAACGGTTACCAGAAGTTCtcccaggagctcctgtccAACGGGGAGCTGAACCACCTCCCGCTGAAGGAGCGCATGGTGGAGATCGGCAGCCGCTGGCAGCGCATCTCCCAGGGCCAGAAGGACCACTACAAAAAactggcagaggagcagcagaaacagTACAAGGTGCACCTCGACATCTGGCTCAAG agccTCTCGCCCCAGGAGCGGGCTGCGTACAAGGAACACATTTCCAAC AAACGCAAGAGCATAGGGAAGATTCGGGGTCCCAACCCCAAGATGAAGCCAACGATGCAGTCCAAGTCG GAGTCGGAGGACGATGacgaggaggaagaggaggaggaggatgacgATGAAGATGAGGATGACGATGATGACAACGGCGACTCGTCAGAGGAAGGCGGCGACTCCTCGGAGTCCAGCAGCGAGGAGGAGAGCGAGGACGGGGACGAG AACGACGACgatgatgaggatgaggatgatgaggatgaggacGACAACGactcagagggcagcagcagttcctcctcctcctcggggGACTCCTCCGACTCCGACTCCAACTGA
- the UBTF gene encoding nucleolar transcription factor 1 isoform X2: protein MNGEAECPADLEMTAPKNQDRWSQEDMLTLLECMKNNLPSNDGSKFKTTESHLDWEKVAFKDFSGEMCKMKWMEISNEVRKFRTLTELIMDAEEHVKNPYKGKKLKKHPDFPKKPLTPYFRFFMEKRAKYAKLHPEMSNLDLTKILSKKYKELPEKKKMKYIQDFQREKQEFERNLARFREDHPDLIQNAKKSDVPEKPKTPQQLWYNHEKKIYLKVRPDATTKEVKESLGKQWSQLSDKKRLKWIHKALEQRKEYEEIMRDYIQKHPELNISEEGITRSTLTKAERQLKDKFDGRPTKPPPNSYSLYCAELMANMKDVPSTERMVLCSQQWKLLSQKEKDAYHKKCDQKKKDYEIELLRFLESLPEEEQQRVLGEEKMLGSNRKGATSPASKKSSPETGKASSEKPKRPISAMFIFSEERRKQLQEERPELSESELTRLLARMWNDLSEKKKAKYKAREAALKAQSEKKHGSDKEERGKLPESPKTAEEIWQQSVIGDYLARFKNDRGKALKAMEATWNNMEKKEKLMWIKKAAEDQKRYERELSEMRAPPCSTNSTKKMKFQGEPKKPPMNGYQKFSQELLSNGELNHLPLKERMVEIGSRWQRISQGQKDHYKKLAEEQQKQYKVHLDIWLKSLSPQERAAYKEHISNKRKSIGKIRGPNPKMKPTMQSKSESEDDDEEEEEEEDDDEDEDDDDDNGDSSEEGGDSSESSSEEESEDGDENDDDDEDEDDEDEDDNDSEGSSSSSSSSGDSSDSDSN, encoded by the exons ATGAACGGCGAAGCTGAGTGCCCTGCAGACCTGGAAATGACAGCTCCCAAAAACCAAG ACCGCTGGTCACAGGAGGACATGCTAACCCTCCTGGAGTGCATGAAGAATAACCTGCCCTCCAACGACGGGAGCAAGTTCAAAACCACCGAGTCCCACCTAGACTGGGAAAAAGTGGCTTTCAAGGACTTCTCAGGGGAGATGTGCAAGATGAAGTGGATGGAGATCTCTAATGAG GTGAGGAAATTCCGGACCCTCACAGAGCTCATTATGGATGCTGAAGAGCACGTGAAGAATCCTTACAAAGGCAAAAAGCTCAAG AAACACCCCGACTTCCCCAAGAAGCCCCTGACTCCCTATTTCCGCTTCTTCATGGAGAAGCGAGCCAAATACGCCAAGCTTCACCCCGAAATGAGCAACCTGGATCTCACCAAGATCCTGTCCAAAAAATACAAGGAGCTTCCCGAGAAGAAAAAG ATGAAATATATCCAGGACTTCCAGCGAGAGAAGCAGGAGTTTGAGAGGAACTTGGCGAGGTTCAG GGAAGACCACCCGGATCTCATCCAGAACGCCAAGAAATCCGACGTCCCCGAGAAGCCCAAGACCCCCCAGCAGCTGTGGTACAACCACGAGAAGAAGATCTACTTGAAAGTGCGTCCAGAT GCCACCACGAAGGAGGTGAAAGAGTCGCTGGGCAAGCAGTGGTCTCAACTCTCGGATAAAAAGAGGCTGAAATGGATTCATAAGGCCCTGGAACAGCGGAAGGAGTACGAG GAGATCATGCGGGATTACATCCAGAAGCACCCGGAGCTGAACATCAGCGAGGAGGGAATCACCCGCTCCACCCTCACCAAGGCCGAGAGGCAGCTCAAGGACAAGTTCGACGGACGACCCACAAAACCTCCCCC GAATAGCTACTCCCTGTACTGTGCAGAGCTGATGGCCAACATGAAAGACGTGCCCAGCACGGAGcggatggtgctgtgcagccaGCAGTGGAAGCTGCTCTCCCAGAAGGAAAAGGACGCCTACCACAAAAAGTGTGACCAG aaaaagaaagattacGAGATTGAGCTGCTCCGCTTCCTGGAG AGCCTGCccgaggaggagcagcagcgggTGCTGGGCGAGGAGAAGATGCTGGGCAGCAACAGGAAAGGGGCGACGAGTCCTGCATCCAAAAAATCCTCACCAGAGACCGGCAAG GCCAGCTCAGAGAAGCCCAAGAGGCCCATCTCAGCCATGTTCATCTTCTCGGAGGAGAGGCggaagcagctgcaggaggagcggCCGGAGCTGTCAGAGAGCGAGCTGACCCGGCTCCTGGCCCGCATGTGGAACGACCTCTCCGAGAAGAAGAAG gccAAGTACAAGGCACGGGAGGCGGCGCTGAAGGCGCAGTCAGAGAAGAAGCACGGCTCAGATAAGGAGGAGCGTGGGAAGCTGCCCGAGTCTCCCAAAACTGCTGAGGAGATCTGGCAACAGAGCGTCATCGGGGACTACCTGGCTCGTTTCAAG AACGACCGGGGCAAAGCGCTGAAGGCCATGGAGGCCACTTGGAACaacatggagaagaaggagaagctGATGTGGATCAAGAAGGCAGCGGAGGATCAGAAGCGATACGAG AGGGAGCTGAGCGAGATGCGGGCCCCTCCGTGCTCCACCAACTCCaccaagaaaatgaaattccaGGGAGAGCCGAAGAAACCCCCAAT GAACGGTTACCAGAAGTTCtcccaggagctcctgtccAACGGGGAGCTGAACCACCTCCCGCTGAAGGAGCGCATGGTGGAGATCGGCAGCCGCTGGCAGCGCATCTCCCAGGGCCAGAAGGACCACTACAAAAAactggcagaggagcagcagaaacagTACAAGGTGCACCTCGACATCTGGCTCAAG agccTCTCGCCCCAGGAGCGGGCTGCGTACAAGGAACACATTTCCAAC AAACGCAAGAGCATAGGGAAGATTCGGGGTCCCAACCCCAAGATGAAGCCAACGATGCAGTCCAAGTCG GAGTCGGAGGACGATGacgaggaggaagaggaggaggaggatgacgATGAAGATGAGGATGACGATGATGACAACGGCGACTCGTCAGAGGAAGGCGGCGACTCCTCGGAGTCCAGCAGCGAGGAGGAGAGCGAGGACGGGGACGAG AACGACGACgatgatgaggatgaggatgatgaggatgaggacGACAACGactcagagggcagcagcagttcctcctcctcctcggggGACTCCTCCGACTCCGACTCCAACTGA
- the UBTF gene encoding nucleolar transcription factor 1 isoform X3 — protein sequence MNGEAECPADLEMTAPKNQDRWSQEDMLTLLECMKNNLPSNDGSKFKTTESHLDWEKVAFKDFSGEMCKMKWMEISNEVRKFRTLTELIMDAEEHVKNPYKGKKLKKHPDFPKKPLTPYFRFFMEKRAKYAKLHPEMSNLDLTKILSKKYKELPEKKKMKYIQDFQREKQEFERNLARFREDHPDLIQNAKKSDVPEKPKTPQQLWYNHEKKIYLKVRPDVSTEIMRDYIQKHPELNISEEGITRSTLTKAERQLKDKFDGRPTKPPPNSYSLYCAELMANMKDVPSTERMVLCSQQWKLLSQKEKDAYHKKCDQKKKDYEIELLRFLESLPEEEQQRVLGEEKMLGSNRKGATSPASKKSSPETGKASSEKPKRPISAMFIFSEERRKQLQEERPELSESELTRLLARMWNDLSEKKKAKYKAREAALKAQSEKKHGSDKEERGKLPESPKTAEEIWQQSVIGDYLARFKNDRGKALKAMEATWNNMEKKEKLMWIKKAAEDQKRYERELSEMRAPPCSTNSTKKMKFQGEPKKPPMNGYQKFSQELLSNGELNHLPLKERMVEIGSRWQRISQGQKDHYKKLAEEQQKQYKVHLDIWLKSLSPQERAAYKEHISNKRKSIGKIRGPNPKMKPTMQSKSESEDDDEEEEEEEDDDEDEDDDDDNGDSSEEGGDSSESSSEEESEDGDENDDDDEDEDDEDEDDNDSEGSSSSSSSSGDSSDSDSN from the exons ATGAACGGCGAAGCTGAGTGCCCTGCAGACCTGGAAATGACAGCTCCCAAAAACCAAG ACCGCTGGTCACAGGAGGACATGCTAACCCTCCTGGAGTGCATGAAGAATAACCTGCCCTCCAACGACGGGAGCAAGTTCAAAACCACCGAGTCCCACCTAGACTGGGAAAAAGTGGCTTTCAAGGACTTCTCAGGGGAGATGTGCAAGATGAAGTGGATGGAGATCTCTAATGAG GTGAGGAAATTCCGGACCCTCACAGAGCTCATTATGGATGCTGAAGAGCACGTGAAGAATCCTTACAAAGGCAAAAAGCTCAAG AAACACCCCGACTTCCCCAAGAAGCCCCTGACTCCCTATTTCCGCTTCTTCATGGAGAAGCGAGCCAAATACGCCAAGCTTCACCCCGAAATGAGCAACCTGGATCTCACCAAGATCCTGTCCAAAAAATACAAGGAGCTTCCCGAGAAGAAAAAG ATGAAATATATCCAGGACTTCCAGCGAGAGAAGCAGGAGTTTGAGAGGAACTTGGCGAGGTTCAG GGAAGACCACCCGGATCTCATCCAGAACGCCAAGAAATCCGACGTCCCCGAGAAGCCCAAGACCCCCCAGCAGCTGTGGTACAACCACGAGAAGAAGATCTACTTGAAAGTGCGTCCAGATGTGAGTACG GAGATCATGCGGGATTACATCCAGAAGCACCCGGAGCTGAACATCAGCGAGGAGGGAATCACCCGCTCCACCCTCACCAAGGCCGAGAGGCAGCTCAAGGACAAGTTCGACGGACGACCCACAAAACCTCCCCC GAATAGCTACTCCCTGTACTGTGCAGAGCTGATGGCCAACATGAAAGACGTGCCCAGCACGGAGcggatggtgctgtgcagccaGCAGTGGAAGCTGCTCTCCCAGAAGGAAAAGGACGCCTACCACAAAAAGTGTGACCAG aaaaagaaagattacGAGATTGAGCTGCTCCGCTTCCTGGAG AGCCTGCccgaggaggagcagcagcgggTGCTGGGCGAGGAGAAGATGCTGGGCAGCAACAGGAAAGGGGCGACGAGTCCTGCATCCAAAAAATCCTCACCAGAGACCGGCAAG GCCAGCTCAGAGAAGCCCAAGAGGCCCATCTCAGCCATGTTCATCTTCTCGGAGGAGAGGCggaagcagctgcaggaggagcggCCGGAGCTGTCAGAGAGCGAGCTGACCCGGCTCCTGGCCCGCATGTGGAACGACCTCTCCGAGAAGAAGAAG gccAAGTACAAGGCACGGGAGGCGGCGCTGAAGGCGCAGTCAGAGAAGAAGCACGGCTCAGATAAGGAGGAGCGTGGGAAGCTGCCCGAGTCTCCCAAAACTGCTGAGGAGATCTGGCAACAGAGCGTCATCGGGGACTACCTGGCTCGTTTCAAG AACGACCGGGGCAAAGCGCTGAAGGCCATGGAGGCCACTTGGAACaacatggagaagaaggagaagctGATGTGGATCAAGAAGGCAGCGGAGGATCAGAAGCGATACGAG AGGGAGCTGAGCGAGATGCGGGCCCCTCCGTGCTCCACCAACTCCaccaagaaaatgaaattccaGGGAGAGCCGAAGAAACCCCCAAT GAACGGTTACCAGAAGTTCtcccaggagctcctgtccAACGGGGAGCTGAACCACCTCCCGCTGAAGGAGCGCATGGTGGAGATCGGCAGCCGCTGGCAGCGCATCTCCCAGGGCCAGAAGGACCACTACAAAAAactggcagaggagcagcagaaacagTACAAGGTGCACCTCGACATCTGGCTCAAG agccTCTCGCCCCAGGAGCGGGCTGCGTACAAGGAACACATTTCCAAC AAACGCAAGAGCATAGGGAAGATTCGGGGTCCCAACCCCAAGATGAAGCCAACGATGCAGTCCAAGTCG GAGTCGGAGGACGATGacgaggaggaagaggaggaggaggatgacgATGAAGATGAGGATGACGATGATGACAACGGCGACTCGTCAGAGGAAGGCGGCGACTCCTCGGAGTCCAGCAGCGAGGAGGAGAGCGAGGACGGGGACGAG AACGACGACgatgatgaggatgaggatgatgaggatgaggacGACAACGactcagagggcagcagcagttcctcctcctcctcggggGACTCCTCCGACTCCGACTCCAACTGA